In a genomic window of Numenius arquata chromosome 5, bNumArq3.hap1.1, whole genome shotgun sequence:
- the PSMD10 gene encoding 26S proteasome non-ATPase regulatory subunit 10 has translation MEGAVSDVGVCNLAYAGRLEELRAQLLRDRALATKADQDNRTALHWACSAGHTDVADLLLGLGVPVGDKDDAGWTPLHIAASAGRDEIVKALIAKGANVNAVNQNGCTPLHYAASKNKQEIAIMLLENRADPDATDHFKSTPLHRAAAKGNLKMVQILLQHNASVDIQDSEGNTPLHLACDEERVEEAKLLVSHGASIHIENKEELTPLKVAKGGLGAILKRMVEG, from the exons ATGGAGGGTGCTGTGTCCGACGTGGGGGTCTGCAACTTGGCCTATGCCGGGCGCCTGGAGGAGCTGCGGGCCCAGCTGCTGCGCGACAGGGCCCTGGCCACCAAGGCCGACCAG gACAACCGGACCGCGCTGCACTGGGCTTGCTCGGCGGGACACACGGATGTCGCCGACCTCCTCCTCGGCCTCGGCGTGCCTGTGGGCGACAAGGACGAT GCTGGTTGGACTCCCTTACATATTGCGGCTTCAGCAGGCCGTGATGAAATTGTGAAGGCCCTCATTGCCAAGGGTGCTAATGTAAATGCAGTAAATCAGAACGGCTGTACGCCCCTGCATTATGCAGCCTCCAAAAATAAGCAGGAG ATTGCAATCATGCTTttggagaacagagctgatccAGATGCAACAGATCATTTTAAATCTACTCCAttgcacagagcagcagccaaAGGAAACCTAAAAATGGTACAAATCCTTCTGCAGCACAACGCGTCAGTTGATATACAGGACTCTGAAGGGAATACTCCTCT TCATTTAGCCTGCGATGAAGAGAGAGTGGAGGAGGCAAAGCTGCTGGTGTCTCACGGTGCAAGTATTCACATTGAGAATAAAGAAGAACTGACCCCACTGAAAGTGGCAAAAGGTGGCCTGGGAGCCATACTTAAAAGAATGGTGGAAGGCTAG
- the ATG4A gene encoding cysteine protease ATG4A isoform X1 translates to MESVLSRYENQITILSDYLEEFPETDEPVWILGRQHHLNTDKSKLLLDISARLWFTYRRKFAPIGGTGPSSDAGWGCMLRCGQMMLAQALICRHLGRDWQWEKHKKQPEEYHRILRCFLDRKDCCYSIHQMAQMGVGEGKSIGEWFGPNTVAQVLKKLALFDEWNSLAVYVSMDNTVVIEDIKKMCWSPPQSSSAAPSSAHLHRSALGWNKNTAGFCTGWRPLLLIIPLRLGINHINPVYIDAFKECFKMPQSLGALGGKPNNAYYFIGFLGNELIYLDPHTTQSFVDWEENGTVDDESFHCQQAPHRMKIMNLDPSVALGFFCKEECDFDNWCSLVQKEILKQQSLRMFELVQKHPPHWPPFIPPTKPEVTTTGAELIESTDKLFELEEEFEILSV, encoded by the exons ATGGAGTCag TTTTATCTAGGTATGAAAACCAGATCACTATTTTGTCAGACTACTTAGAAGAATTTCCCGAAACAGACGAGCCAGTGTGGATTCTAGGAAGGCAGCACCACCTAAACACAG ACAAATCTAAGTTATTGTTGGATATAAGTGCTCGTCTCTGGTTTACGTATAGAAGGAAGTTTGCGCCTATTG GGGGCACCGGTCCTTCGTCTGACGCTGGCTGGGGATGTATGCTGCGGTGCGGGCAGATGATGCTGGCACAAGCGCTGATCTGCAGACATTTAGGAAGAG ATTGGCAAtgggaaaaacacaaaaaacaaccagaagaatATCATAGAATCTTACGGTGCTTTCTAGATAGAAAAGATTGCTGTTATTCCATCCACCAAATGG CACAGATGGGTGTTGGAGAGGGGAAATCAATTGGAGAATGGTTTGGACCAAATACAGTTGCTCAAGTACTAAA GAAGCTTGCTTTATTTGATGAATGGAATTCATTAGCGGTTTATGTATCTATGGACAATACAGTGGTCATTGAAGACATCA AGAAGATGTGCTGGTCccctccccagagcagcagcgCGGCCCCCAGCAGCGCACACCTGCACCGGAGCGCTCTGGGCTGGAATAAGAACACAGCAGGATTCTGCACAGGCTGGAGACCCCTCTTGCTTATTATACCTCTACGGCTAGGGATAAATCACATAAATCCAGTGTATATTGATGCATTTAAA GAATGCTTTAAGATGCCACAGTCTTTGGGAGCGTTAGGAGGGAAACCAAATAATGCCTATTATTTCATAGGATTTTTAG GCAATGAGCTGATCTATTTGGACCCTCACACCACTCAAAGTTTTGTAGATTGGGAAGAAAACGGCACAGTTGATGATGAGAGTTTCCACTGCCAGCAAGCGCCGCACAGAATGAAGATCATGAATTTGGACCCTTCAGTAGCTTTA gGCTTCTTTTGCAAAGAAGAATGTGATTTTGATAACTGGTGTAGTCTTGTACAAAAG GAGATCCTAAAGCAACAGAGTCTACGGATGTTTGAGCTGGTCCAGAAGCACCCGCCACACTGGCCTCCTTTCATACCTCCAACAAAGCCAGAAGTGACAACTACAGGAGCAG aactcATTGAATCTACTGACAAGCTATTTGAATTGGAAGAAGAATTTGAAATCCTGAGTGTATGA
- the ATG4A gene encoding cysteine protease ATG4A isoform X2: MESEEFPETDEPVWILGRQHHLNTDKSKLLLDISARLWFTYRRKFAPIGGTGPSSDAGWGCMLRCGQMMLAQALICRHLGRDWQWEKHKKQPEEYHRILRCFLDRKDCCYSIHQMAQMGVGEGKSIGEWFGPNTVAQVLKKLALFDEWNSLAVYVSMDNTVVIEDIKKMCWSPPQSSSAAPSSAHLHRSALGWNKNTAGFCTGWRPLLLIIPLRLGINHINPVYIDAFKECFKMPQSLGALGGKPNNAYYFIGFLGNELIYLDPHTTQSFVDWEENGTVDDESFHCQQAPHRMKIMNLDPSVALGFFCKEECDFDNWCSLVQKEILKQQSLRMFELVQKHPPHWPPFIPPTKPEVTTTGAELIESTDKLFELEEEFEILSV; encoded by the exons ATGGAGTCag AAGAATTTCCCGAAACAGACGAGCCAGTGTGGATTCTAGGAAGGCAGCACCACCTAAACACAG ACAAATCTAAGTTATTGTTGGATATAAGTGCTCGTCTCTGGTTTACGTATAGAAGGAAGTTTGCGCCTATTG GGGGCACCGGTCCTTCGTCTGACGCTGGCTGGGGATGTATGCTGCGGTGCGGGCAGATGATGCTGGCACAAGCGCTGATCTGCAGACATTTAGGAAGAG ATTGGCAAtgggaaaaacacaaaaaacaaccagaagaatATCATAGAATCTTACGGTGCTTTCTAGATAGAAAAGATTGCTGTTATTCCATCCACCAAATGG CACAGATGGGTGTTGGAGAGGGGAAATCAATTGGAGAATGGTTTGGACCAAATACAGTTGCTCAAGTACTAAA GAAGCTTGCTTTATTTGATGAATGGAATTCATTAGCGGTTTATGTATCTATGGACAATACAGTGGTCATTGAAGACATCA AGAAGATGTGCTGGTCccctccccagagcagcagcgCGGCCCCCAGCAGCGCACACCTGCACCGGAGCGCTCTGGGCTGGAATAAGAACACAGCAGGATTCTGCACAGGCTGGAGACCCCTCTTGCTTATTATACCTCTACGGCTAGGGATAAATCACATAAATCCAGTGTATATTGATGCATTTAAA GAATGCTTTAAGATGCCACAGTCTTTGGGAGCGTTAGGAGGGAAACCAAATAATGCCTATTATTTCATAGGATTTTTAG GCAATGAGCTGATCTATTTGGACCCTCACACCACTCAAAGTTTTGTAGATTGGGAAGAAAACGGCACAGTTGATGATGAGAGTTTCCACTGCCAGCAAGCGCCGCACAGAATGAAGATCATGAATTTGGACCCTTCAGTAGCTTTA gGCTTCTTTTGCAAAGAAGAATGTGATTTTGATAACTGGTGTAGTCTTGTACAAAAG GAGATCCTAAAGCAACAGAGTCTACGGATGTTTGAGCTGGTCCAGAAGCACCCGCCACACTGGCCTCCTTTCATACCTCCAACAAAGCCAGAAGTGACAACTACAGGAGCAG aactcATTGAATCTACTGACAAGCTATTTGAATTGGAAGAAGAATTTGAAATCCTGAGTGTATGA
- the ATG4A gene encoding cysteine protease ATG4A isoform X4, with protein MESEEFPETDEPVWILGRQHHLNTDKSKLLLDISARLWFTYRRKFAPIGGTGPSSDAGWGCMLRCGQMMLAQALICRHLGRAQMGVGEGKSIGEWFGPNTVAQVLKKLALFDEWNSLAVYVSMDNTVVIEDIKKMCWSPPQSSSAAPSSAHLHRSALGWNKNTAGFCTGWRPLLLIIPLRLGINHINPVYIDAFKECFKMPQSLGALGGKPNNAYYFIGFLGNELIYLDPHTTQSFVDWEENGTVDDESFHCQQAPHRMKIMNLDPSVALGFFCKEECDFDNWCSLVQKEILKQQSLRMFELVQKHPPHWPPFIPPTKPEVTTTGAELIESTDKLFELEEEFEILSV; from the exons ATGGAGTCag AAGAATTTCCCGAAACAGACGAGCCAGTGTGGATTCTAGGAAGGCAGCACCACCTAAACACAG ACAAATCTAAGTTATTGTTGGATATAAGTGCTCGTCTCTGGTTTACGTATAGAAGGAAGTTTGCGCCTATTG GGGGCACCGGTCCTTCGTCTGACGCTGGCTGGGGATGTATGCTGCGGTGCGGGCAGATGATGCTGGCACAAGCGCTGATCTGCAGACATTTAGGAAGAG CACAGATGGGTGTTGGAGAGGGGAAATCAATTGGAGAATGGTTTGGACCAAATACAGTTGCTCAAGTACTAAA GAAGCTTGCTTTATTTGATGAATGGAATTCATTAGCGGTTTATGTATCTATGGACAATACAGTGGTCATTGAAGACATCA AGAAGATGTGCTGGTCccctccccagagcagcagcgCGGCCCCCAGCAGCGCACACCTGCACCGGAGCGCTCTGGGCTGGAATAAGAACACAGCAGGATTCTGCACAGGCTGGAGACCCCTCTTGCTTATTATACCTCTACGGCTAGGGATAAATCACATAAATCCAGTGTATATTGATGCATTTAAA GAATGCTTTAAGATGCCACAGTCTTTGGGAGCGTTAGGAGGGAAACCAAATAATGCCTATTATTTCATAGGATTTTTAG GCAATGAGCTGATCTATTTGGACCCTCACACCACTCAAAGTTTTGTAGATTGGGAAGAAAACGGCACAGTTGATGATGAGAGTTTCCACTGCCAGCAAGCGCCGCACAGAATGAAGATCATGAATTTGGACCCTTCAGTAGCTTTA gGCTTCTTTTGCAAAGAAGAATGTGATTTTGATAACTGGTGTAGTCTTGTACAAAAG GAGATCCTAAAGCAACAGAGTCTACGGATGTTTGAGCTGGTCCAGAAGCACCCGCCACACTGGCCTCCTTTCATACCTCCAACAAAGCCAGAAGTGACAACTACAGGAGCAG aactcATTGAATCTACTGACAAGCTATTTGAATTGGAAGAAGAATTTGAAATCCTGAGTGTATGA
- the ATG4A gene encoding cysteine protease ATG4A isoform X3: MESEFPETDEPVWILGRQHHLNTDKSKLLLDISARLWFTYRRKFAPIGGTGPSSDAGWGCMLRCGQMMLAQALICRHLGRDWQWEKHKKQPEEYHRILRCFLDRKDCCYSIHQMAQMGVGEGKSIGEWFGPNTVAQVLKKLALFDEWNSLAVYVSMDNTVVIEDIKKMCWSPPQSSSAAPSSAHLHRSALGWNKNTAGFCTGWRPLLLIIPLRLGINHINPVYIDAFKECFKMPQSLGALGGKPNNAYYFIGFLGNELIYLDPHTTQSFVDWEENGTVDDESFHCQQAPHRMKIMNLDPSVALGFFCKEECDFDNWCSLVQKEILKQQSLRMFELVQKHPPHWPPFIPPTKPEVTTTGAELIESTDKLFELEEEFEILSV, translated from the exons ATGGAGTCag AATTTCCCGAAACAGACGAGCCAGTGTGGATTCTAGGAAGGCAGCACCACCTAAACACAG ACAAATCTAAGTTATTGTTGGATATAAGTGCTCGTCTCTGGTTTACGTATAGAAGGAAGTTTGCGCCTATTG GGGGCACCGGTCCTTCGTCTGACGCTGGCTGGGGATGTATGCTGCGGTGCGGGCAGATGATGCTGGCACAAGCGCTGATCTGCAGACATTTAGGAAGAG ATTGGCAAtgggaaaaacacaaaaaacaaccagaagaatATCATAGAATCTTACGGTGCTTTCTAGATAGAAAAGATTGCTGTTATTCCATCCACCAAATGG CACAGATGGGTGTTGGAGAGGGGAAATCAATTGGAGAATGGTTTGGACCAAATACAGTTGCTCAAGTACTAAA GAAGCTTGCTTTATTTGATGAATGGAATTCATTAGCGGTTTATGTATCTATGGACAATACAGTGGTCATTGAAGACATCA AGAAGATGTGCTGGTCccctccccagagcagcagcgCGGCCCCCAGCAGCGCACACCTGCACCGGAGCGCTCTGGGCTGGAATAAGAACACAGCAGGATTCTGCACAGGCTGGAGACCCCTCTTGCTTATTATACCTCTACGGCTAGGGATAAATCACATAAATCCAGTGTATATTGATGCATTTAAA GAATGCTTTAAGATGCCACAGTCTTTGGGAGCGTTAGGAGGGAAACCAAATAATGCCTATTATTTCATAGGATTTTTAG GCAATGAGCTGATCTATTTGGACCCTCACACCACTCAAAGTTTTGTAGATTGGGAAGAAAACGGCACAGTTGATGATGAGAGTTTCCACTGCCAGCAAGCGCCGCACAGAATGAAGATCATGAATTTGGACCCTTCAGTAGCTTTA gGCTTCTTTTGCAAAGAAGAATGTGATTTTGATAACTGGTGTAGTCTTGTACAAAAG GAGATCCTAAAGCAACAGAGTCTACGGATGTTTGAGCTGGTCCAGAAGCACCCGCCACACTGGCCTCCTTTCATACCTCCAACAAAGCCAGAAGTGACAACTACAGGAGCAG aactcATTGAATCTACTGACAAGCTATTTGAATTGGAAGAAGAATTTGAAATCCTGAGTGTATGA